A portion of the Scylla paramamosain isolate STU-SP2022 chromosome 2, ASM3559412v1, whole genome shotgun sequence genome contains these proteins:
- the LOC135108555 gene encoding uncharacterized protein LOC135108555 — protein MSPALPGEVNNCKQMWRSGAAVMSDAGVTGEPLRPPPHVVLREWPGMPRACCPRLGVLGTAWTRLRSHGGDSCCKGEVAEERVREVVRGSVEAAGQCMGGAAPHPAINWRDGRCSLLTQTTSEKVQQERGLFVMPRRGCVTGGRCLGGAG, from the exons ATGTCCCCTGCACTGCCTGGAGAAGTTAACAACTGCAAGCAGATGTGGCGCAG TGGTGCAGCTGTAATGAGTGACGCAGGTGTGACAGGCGAGCCGCTCCGCCCACCGCCGCACGTGGTTCTCCGAGA GTGGCCTGGGATGCCCCGTGCGTGCTGCCCTCGACTTGGCGTGCTGGGAACCGCGTGGACGCGTTTGCGTTCACATGGCGGAGACTCGTGCTGTAAAGGAGAAGTAGCGGAGGAGCGGGTGAGGGAGGTAGTGAGAGGCTCCGTGGAGGCCGCCGGGCAGTGTATGGGAGGCGCCGCTCCTCACCCTGCTATTAACTGGCGGGATGGGCGGTGTTCTCTCCTAACTCAG ACAACAAGTGAGAAGGTGCAGCAGGAGCGCGGCCTTTTTGTTATGCCTCGGCGTGGCTGCGTCACCGGGGGGAGATGTTTGGGTGGCGCGGGGTGA
- the LOC135108545 gene encoding mucin-2-like isoform X1: MVLRLVDGAGEADMGPLRRVKLTQLNAHLVCVLCSGYFVDATTIIECLHTFCKTCIVRYLQTSSFCPICDVQVHKTKPLLSLREDRTLQDVVFKLVPGLFHSEMKRRYYFYKEHPEGGGDKTEQSLRERRHFFHVDDQISLSLEHVSAPPCPVQSLVHPHLVKPLKVSNGQQEKQHKSSVQEEKSEPVSVKEEEGEGRDGGGDSKLAHKRYLRCPAAVQVSHLEKFVRLKYNLSPKTHKVEIMHGGDCLMGEWTLLDVVYMYKWTEDAPLRLMYTVSVLPQTRKRVKPSGNKAVVKTEPGAPPCKVPKLQPSAPDNKVAPSAVSTPWQDSTKGDVVVRGDCKDEKPQDAGKVLPPQTFVVDKPNIVTSTVSVSASLCTETKPSSSFAQTSIMSCGNGAVQLPSARGRPALTTTTPATTTPRVALTHMSPQTPPTTVPLSVVGSSAPVAIAPVFTKPPVSPGMTSTAPVMIQTSQPVINGLNDVGLKQIRGTVPSLQGNKMSQPIIPTRPRLGRPPNPSRINAAKMRPPAPRMSIPNVARPQGKKVYPGGMAVRPNPMVSASLNVQNRLSSISGPPAKLVASKVSVKRTSDGLFQDGGTSPLQTPPVSAINSPTPSTNNTNTPASSPILPNATHSPCTTQSPSPSQVSTSKDSTNITSTVTTTKTTASPQQATLAMDRQTQKKCFPQSQGVPAGQRTNQQSPRLPMNHSLRPTGSQMPRHPGPQMGQRQPPPQNSQRTPAPPSHQRHPMQANQRPTLAQQTQGNQQPSSPQQPSSPQVMQHHASLEGSQPPTGHPRAGSPAGHGVQKLPLSSTNQRLSSLGAQRPHLGPSPQRPATPANTRPSSSPAPHRPHNSPAPHRPPSSPAPHRTPCSPAPHRPPSSPAPHRPPSSPAPHRQPGSTTPRPHSTPTPPSSLPSHSPRSTPSPRCVSSPSPVPVSTPASVRDALPPLTISSPASSVAPPNVTNTTNGTPQGSKPSETNNHGRVVPSTGSGTTQTQPTKTVSPGGGKTAPKSPGRGRGPFSSPSILSIAQSLANRQLQQRTTTTTAVSQTNNTAMNSISIGTSQINAHQAYTTANTTPVYPSPVAGSLVPLAAAYMASTYGDATPDVTAMRNLITLSQTAACIREFNLAAMVNNLPRPNDPAPIDLSPTSKAAPQTPLTNGRMSVPSSSSTTATKTTNSKSPTKTCRPSATANAPTISPPTPEVTITKLPNTPASTTSSTTPTSSTTKTTFGSAKLGSSNTNTVSITKRPASSKIAIAKSPANASVRQIPNPSFVRHQSEARNNNNVSKPPSSTTSSAPATTTNTTKNVSNKQSGGGGRTAGNSPLKETGPLPKTSSILEIENLTRSLPAPAAAAAAATHGLNFFDNR, translated from the exons ATG GTTCTTCGCCTTGTTGATGGGGCGGGCGAGGCAGACATGGGGCCTCTACGCCGCGTGAAGCTGACGCAACTCAACGCCCACCTGGTGTGTGTGCTCTGCTCCGGCTACTTTGTggacgccaccaccatcatcgagTGCCTGCACACCTTCTGCAAGACTTGCATTGTTCGCTACCTGCAGACCTCGTCTTTCTGCCCCATTTGTGATGTTCAG GTGCACAAGACGAAACCCTTGTTGTCCCTTCGCGAGGACCGCACGCTGCAGGACGTGGTGTTCAAACTGGTTCCTGGCCTTTTCCACTCTGAAATGAAGAGgcgctactacttctacaaggAGCACCCGGAAGGAG GTGGAGACAAGACCGAGCAGAGCCTGAGGGAAAGACGTCATTTCTTCCACGTGGACGACCAGATTTCCCTGTCACTGGAGCACGTCTCAGCGCCGCCATGCCCCGTGCAGAGCCTCGTGCACCCCCACCTGGTCAAGCCTCTCAAGGTTAGCAATGGCCAGCAGGAGAAGCAGCACAAGTCTTCTGTGCAAGAGGAGAAGAGCGAACCTGTgtctgtgaaggaggaggagggcgagggtcGTGATGGCGGCGGCGACTCCAAG CTGGCCCACAAGCGGTACTTGAGGTGTCCTGCCGCGGTCCAGGTGTCCCATTTAGAGAAATTCGTCCGCCTGAAGTACAACTTGTCCCCGAAGACACACAAG GTGGAAATCATGCACGGTGGAGACTGTCTGATGGGGGAGTGGACGCTGCTGGACGTGGTGTACATGTACAAGTGGACGGAGGATGCTCCTCTGCGCCTCATGTACACTGTCTCGGTTCTGCCTCAGACTCGAAAAAGAGTTAAGCCATCCGGTAACAAAGCTGTGGTTAAAACAGAGCCCGGTGCCCCACCTTGCAAGGTGCCGAAGCTCCAGCCTTCCGCGCCGGACAACAAAGTAGCACCTTCGGCAGTAAGTACGCCGTGGCAGGATTCAACGAAAGGGGACGTAGTTGTCAGAGGGGACTGTAAGGATGAAAAGCCACAGGATGCCGGAAAAGTCTTGCCTCCCCAGACGTTTGTGGTTGACAAACCTAACATCGTGACAAGCACTGTGTCGGTGAGTGCTTCTCTGTGCACCGAGACGAAACCCAGTTCATCCTTTGCGCAGACCAGCATCATGAGCTGCGGTAACGGAGCCGTGCAGCTTCCCAGTGCCAGAGGGCGGCCGGCCCTCACAACTACCACACCTGCCACTACCACCCCGCGCGTGGCCCTCACCCACATGTCCCCGCAGACCCCGCCCACCACAGTTCCTTTGTCAGTTGTGGGATCCAGTGCCCCAGTTGCCATAGCGCCAGTCTTCACCAAGCCTCCCGTCAGTCCGGGGATGACATCAACTGCACCTGTTATGATTCAGACGTCACAGCCGGTGATCAATGGTCTGAATGACGTCGGACTGAAGCAGATCCGTGGTACTGTTCCCAGTCTACAAGGGAACAAAATGTCACAGCCAATCATTCCTACACGTCCGCGCCTGGGCAGGCCTCCGAATCCGTCGCGAATAAATGCGGCCAAAATGAGACCTCCGGCACCCAGGATGTCAATTCCTAACGTAGCCCGACCACAGGGTAAAAAGGTGTACCCTGGAGGCATGGCCGTCCGCCCCAACCCTATGGTGTCTGCCAGCCTGAATGTGCAAAATCGCTTGAGCAGCATCAGTGGGCCGCCAGCCAAGCTAGTGGCGTCCAAAGTGTCTGTCAAGAGGACGAGCGATGGTTTATTTCAAGATGGTGGCACGTCTCCCCTCCAGACTCCACCTGTCTCCGCCATCAACTCACCCACTCCCTCCACTAACAACACTAACACTCCTGCGTCCTCGCCCATCTTGCCCAATGCAACACACAGTCCATGCACCACTCAGTCACCCTCGCCATCACAAGTCAGTACTAGTAAGGATTCAACCAACATCACGTCCACTGTGACAACCACCAAGACCACTGCTTCACCTCAGCAGGCAACGTTAGCCATGGACAGGCAGACGCAGAAAAAGTGTTTCCCTCAGAGCCAGGGAGTACCGGCTGGCCAAAGGACGAACCAACAGTCACCACGGCTACCAATGAACCATAGCTTGAGACCTACCGGCTCCCAAATGCCGCGCCACCCAGGGCCTCAAATGGGTCAGCGGCAGCCGCCGCCACAGAACAGTCAACGAACTCCCGCCCCGCCCAGTCACCAGCGGCATCCCATGCAGGCCAACCAGCGACCTACATTAGCACAACAAACCCAGGGAAATCAGCAGCCTTCCAGTCCTCAACAGCCTTCCAGTCCTCAAGTGATGCAGCATCACGCCTCCCTAGAAGGCTCTCAGCCTCCAACGGGGCATCCTCGTGCTGGGTCTCCAGCGGGGCACGGTGTACAGAAActcccactttcctccactAACCAGCGTCTTTCAAGCCTTGGTGCCCAGCGGCCTCACTTGGGCCCAAGTCCCCAGCGGCCAGCCACCCCCGCCAACACTCGGCCATCCAGTAGCCCTGCTCCTCATCGACCTCACAACAGCCCAGCCCCTCATCGACCCCCAAGCAGTCCTGCCCCGCACCGTACCCCCTGCAGCCCCGCTCCCCACCGTCCCCCCAGCAGTCCCGCTCCCCACCGTCCCCCCAGCAGCCCCGCTCCCCACCGTCAGCCTGGAAGTACAACACCCCGCCCGCACAGCACCCCAACACCcccctccagccttccctcaCACTCCCCCAGGTCAACTCCCTCACCCAGATGTGTATCATCGCCTTCCCCAGTACCAGTGTCCACCCCAGCCTCGGTGAGGGATGCGCTTCCTCCCCTGACTATTTCCTCTCCCGCCAGTAGCGTCGCCCCGCCAAACGTTACAAATACTACAAATGGGACTCCACAGGGATCAAAGCCCAGTGAGACGAATAATCACGGTCGAGTAGTGCCCTCTACAGGCAGTGGCACCACCCAGACACAACCCACAAAGACTGTGTCACCCGGCGGAGGGAAGACTGCACCAAAATCTCCTGGGCGAGGTCGAGGGCCCTTCAGTTCCCCAAGTATACTGAGCATTGCGCAGTCGCTTGCCAACAGACAGCTGCAGCAgcgcactaccaccaccacagctgtcAGCCAAACAAATAATACCGCCATGAATTCAATAAGTATCGGCACGAGCCAGATAAACGCTCACCAAGCATACACCACAGCAAACACCACGCCAGTGTACCCAAGCCCCGTGGCGGGCAGTCTGGTGCCGCTGGCTGCTGCCTACATGGCTTCCACGTACGGGGATGCCACTCCAGACGTTACCGCCATGAGAAATCTCATTACTCTTAGTCAAACGGCGGCTTGCATACGAGAGTTTAACCTGGCGGCCATGGTGAATAATCTTCCAAGACCAAATGACCCGGCCCCCATTGACCTGTCACCTACTAGTAAAGCAGCGCCCCAGACGCCGCTCACTAATGGCAGAATGTCcgttccttcatcctcctccacgaCGGCTACCAAGACTACTAATTCAAAGTCTCCCACAAAGACTTGCCGGCCGTCAGCAACAGCAAATGCACCCACTATTTCGCCGCCCACTCCCGAGGTGACTATAACAAAGTTGCCCAATACCccagcctccaccacctccagcacTACCCCCACCTCCAGCACAACCAAGACCACTTTCGGGTCGGCCAAGCTCGGCTCGTCCAACACCAATACCGTATCTATCACCAAGCGCCCCGCCTCCAGCAAGATAGCGATAGCCAAGTCTCCTGCCAATGCCTCAGTGAGACAAATACCAAATCCTTCCTTCGTCAGGCACCAGTCAGAAGCGCGGAACAATAACAATGTTTCCAAACcgccttcctccaccacttcctcggcccctgccaccaccaccaataccaccaagAATGTATCCAATAAACAATCTGGTGGAGGGGGTCGGACGGCGGGTAACTCTCCCCTAAAGGAAACTGGTCCCCTTCCTAAGACTTCCTCGATTCTGGAGATTGAAAACCTCACTAGGTCTCTTCCCGCCCCTGCGGCTGCGGCTGCCGCCGCTACACACGGgcttaacttttttgataacagATAG
- the LOC135108545 gene encoding mucin-2-like isoform X2 yields the protein MGPLRRVKLTQLNAHLVCVLCSGYFVDATTIIECLHTFCKTCIVRYLQTSSFCPICDVQVHKTKPLLSLREDRTLQDVVFKLVPGLFHSEMKRRYYFYKEHPEGGGDKTEQSLRERRHFFHVDDQISLSLEHVSAPPCPVQSLVHPHLVKPLKVSNGQQEKQHKSSVQEEKSEPVSVKEEEGEGRDGGGDSKLAHKRYLRCPAAVQVSHLEKFVRLKYNLSPKTHKVEIMHGGDCLMGEWTLLDVVYMYKWTEDAPLRLMYTVSVLPQTRKRVKPSGNKAVVKTEPGAPPCKVPKLQPSAPDNKVAPSAVSTPWQDSTKGDVVVRGDCKDEKPQDAGKVLPPQTFVVDKPNIVTSTVSVSASLCTETKPSSSFAQTSIMSCGNGAVQLPSARGRPALTTTTPATTTPRVALTHMSPQTPPTTVPLSVVGSSAPVAIAPVFTKPPVSPGMTSTAPVMIQTSQPVINGLNDVGLKQIRGTVPSLQGNKMSQPIIPTRPRLGRPPNPSRINAAKMRPPAPRMSIPNVARPQGKKVYPGGMAVRPNPMVSASLNVQNRLSSISGPPAKLVASKVSVKRTSDGLFQDGGTSPLQTPPVSAINSPTPSTNNTNTPASSPILPNATHSPCTTQSPSPSQVSTSKDSTNITSTVTTTKTTASPQQATLAMDRQTQKKCFPQSQGVPAGQRTNQQSPRLPMNHSLRPTGSQMPRHPGPQMGQRQPPPQNSQRTPAPPSHQRHPMQANQRPTLAQQTQGNQQPSSPQQPSSPQVMQHHASLEGSQPPTGHPRAGSPAGHGVQKLPLSSTNQRLSSLGAQRPHLGPSPQRPATPANTRPSSSPAPHRPHNSPAPHRPPSSPAPHRTPCSPAPHRPPSSPAPHRPPSSPAPHRQPGSTTPRPHSTPTPPSSLPSHSPRSTPSPRCVSSPSPVPVSTPASVRDALPPLTISSPASSVAPPNVTNTTNGTPQGSKPSETNNHGRVVPSTGSGTTQTQPTKTVSPGGGKTAPKSPGRGRGPFSSPSILSIAQSLANRQLQQRTTTTTAVSQTNNTAMNSISIGTSQINAHQAYTTANTTPVYPSPVAGSLVPLAAAYMASTYGDATPDVTAMRNLITLSQTAACIREFNLAAMVNNLPRPNDPAPIDLSPTSKAAPQTPLTNGRMSVPSSSSTTATKTTNSKSPTKTCRPSATANAPTISPPTPEVTITKLPNTPASTTSSTTPTSSTTKTTFGSAKLGSSNTNTVSITKRPASSKIAIAKSPANASVRQIPNPSFVRHQSEARNNNNVSKPPSSTTSSAPATTTNTTKNVSNKQSGGGGRTAGNSPLKETGPLPKTSSILEIENLTRSLPAPAAAAAAATHGLNFFDNR from the exons ATGGGGCCTCTACGCCGCGTGAAGCTGACGCAACTCAACGCCCACCTGGTGTGTGTGCTCTGCTCCGGCTACTTTGTggacgccaccaccatcatcgagTGCCTGCACACCTTCTGCAAGACTTGCATTGTTCGCTACCTGCAGACCTCGTCTTTCTGCCCCATTTGTGATGTTCAG GTGCACAAGACGAAACCCTTGTTGTCCCTTCGCGAGGACCGCACGCTGCAGGACGTGGTGTTCAAACTGGTTCCTGGCCTTTTCCACTCTGAAATGAAGAGgcgctactacttctacaaggAGCACCCGGAAGGAG GTGGAGACAAGACCGAGCAGAGCCTGAGGGAAAGACGTCATTTCTTCCACGTGGACGACCAGATTTCCCTGTCACTGGAGCACGTCTCAGCGCCGCCATGCCCCGTGCAGAGCCTCGTGCACCCCCACCTGGTCAAGCCTCTCAAGGTTAGCAATGGCCAGCAGGAGAAGCAGCACAAGTCTTCTGTGCAAGAGGAGAAGAGCGAACCTGTgtctgtgaaggaggaggagggcgagggtcGTGATGGCGGCGGCGACTCCAAG CTGGCCCACAAGCGGTACTTGAGGTGTCCTGCCGCGGTCCAGGTGTCCCATTTAGAGAAATTCGTCCGCCTGAAGTACAACTTGTCCCCGAAGACACACAAG GTGGAAATCATGCACGGTGGAGACTGTCTGATGGGGGAGTGGACGCTGCTGGACGTGGTGTACATGTACAAGTGGACGGAGGATGCTCCTCTGCGCCTCATGTACACTGTCTCGGTTCTGCCTCAGACTCGAAAAAGAGTTAAGCCATCCGGTAACAAAGCTGTGGTTAAAACAGAGCCCGGTGCCCCACCTTGCAAGGTGCCGAAGCTCCAGCCTTCCGCGCCGGACAACAAAGTAGCACCTTCGGCAGTAAGTACGCCGTGGCAGGATTCAACGAAAGGGGACGTAGTTGTCAGAGGGGACTGTAAGGATGAAAAGCCACAGGATGCCGGAAAAGTCTTGCCTCCCCAGACGTTTGTGGTTGACAAACCTAACATCGTGACAAGCACTGTGTCGGTGAGTGCTTCTCTGTGCACCGAGACGAAACCCAGTTCATCCTTTGCGCAGACCAGCATCATGAGCTGCGGTAACGGAGCCGTGCAGCTTCCCAGTGCCAGAGGGCGGCCGGCCCTCACAACTACCACACCTGCCACTACCACCCCGCGCGTGGCCCTCACCCACATGTCCCCGCAGACCCCGCCCACCACAGTTCCTTTGTCAGTTGTGGGATCCAGTGCCCCAGTTGCCATAGCGCCAGTCTTCACCAAGCCTCCCGTCAGTCCGGGGATGACATCAACTGCACCTGTTATGATTCAGACGTCACAGCCGGTGATCAATGGTCTGAATGACGTCGGACTGAAGCAGATCCGTGGTACTGTTCCCAGTCTACAAGGGAACAAAATGTCACAGCCAATCATTCCTACACGTCCGCGCCTGGGCAGGCCTCCGAATCCGTCGCGAATAAATGCGGCCAAAATGAGACCTCCGGCACCCAGGATGTCAATTCCTAACGTAGCCCGACCACAGGGTAAAAAGGTGTACCCTGGAGGCATGGCCGTCCGCCCCAACCCTATGGTGTCTGCCAGCCTGAATGTGCAAAATCGCTTGAGCAGCATCAGTGGGCCGCCAGCCAAGCTAGTGGCGTCCAAAGTGTCTGTCAAGAGGACGAGCGATGGTTTATTTCAAGATGGTGGCACGTCTCCCCTCCAGACTCCACCTGTCTCCGCCATCAACTCACCCACTCCCTCCACTAACAACACTAACACTCCTGCGTCCTCGCCCATCTTGCCCAATGCAACACACAGTCCATGCACCACTCAGTCACCCTCGCCATCACAAGTCAGTACTAGTAAGGATTCAACCAACATCACGTCCACTGTGACAACCACCAAGACCACTGCTTCACCTCAGCAGGCAACGTTAGCCATGGACAGGCAGACGCAGAAAAAGTGTTTCCCTCAGAGCCAGGGAGTACCGGCTGGCCAAAGGACGAACCAACAGTCACCACGGCTACCAATGAACCATAGCTTGAGACCTACCGGCTCCCAAATGCCGCGCCACCCAGGGCCTCAAATGGGTCAGCGGCAGCCGCCGCCACAGAACAGTCAACGAACTCCCGCCCCGCCCAGTCACCAGCGGCATCCCATGCAGGCCAACCAGCGACCTACATTAGCACAACAAACCCAGGGAAATCAGCAGCCTTCCAGTCCTCAACAGCCTTCCAGTCCTCAAGTGATGCAGCATCACGCCTCCCTAGAAGGCTCTCAGCCTCCAACGGGGCATCCTCGTGCTGGGTCTCCAGCGGGGCACGGTGTACAGAAActcccactttcctccactAACCAGCGTCTTTCAAGCCTTGGTGCCCAGCGGCCTCACTTGGGCCCAAGTCCCCAGCGGCCAGCCACCCCCGCCAACACTCGGCCATCCAGTAGCCCTGCTCCTCATCGACCTCACAACAGCCCAGCCCCTCATCGACCCCCAAGCAGTCCTGCCCCGCACCGTACCCCCTGCAGCCCCGCTCCCCACCGTCCCCCCAGCAGTCCCGCTCCCCACCGTCCCCCCAGCAGCCCCGCTCCCCACCGTCAGCCTGGAAGTACAACACCCCGCCCGCACAGCACCCCAACACCcccctccagccttccctcaCACTCCCCCAGGTCAACTCCCTCACCCAGATGTGTATCATCGCCTTCCCCAGTACCAGTGTCCACCCCAGCCTCGGTGAGGGATGCGCTTCCTCCCCTGACTATTTCCTCTCCCGCCAGTAGCGTCGCCCCGCCAAACGTTACAAATACTACAAATGGGACTCCACAGGGATCAAAGCCCAGTGAGACGAATAATCACGGTCGAGTAGTGCCCTCTACAGGCAGTGGCACCACCCAGACACAACCCACAAAGACTGTGTCACCCGGCGGAGGGAAGACTGCACCAAAATCTCCTGGGCGAGGTCGAGGGCCCTTCAGTTCCCCAAGTATACTGAGCATTGCGCAGTCGCTTGCCAACAGACAGCTGCAGCAgcgcactaccaccaccacagctgtcAGCCAAACAAATAATACCGCCATGAATTCAATAAGTATCGGCACGAGCCAGATAAACGCTCACCAAGCATACACCACAGCAAACACCACGCCAGTGTACCCAAGCCCCGTGGCGGGCAGTCTGGTGCCGCTGGCTGCTGCCTACATGGCTTCCACGTACGGGGATGCCACTCCAGACGTTACCGCCATGAGAAATCTCATTACTCTTAGTCAAACGGCGGCTTGCATACGAGAGTTTAACCTGGCGGCCATGGTGAATAATCTTCCAAGACCAAATGACCCGGCCCCCATTGACCTGTCACCTACTAGTAAAGCAGCGCCCCAGACGCCGCTCACTAATGGCAGAATGTCcgttccttcatcctcctccacgaCGGCTACCAAGACTACTAATTCAAAGTCTCCCACAAAGACTTGCCGGCCGTCAGCAACAGCAAATGCACCCACTATTTCGCCGCCCACTCCCGAGGTGACTATAACAAAGTTGCCCAATACCccagcctccaccacctccagcacTACCCCCACCTCCAGCACAACCAAGACCACTTTCGGGTCGGCCAAGCTCGGCTCGTCCAACACCAATACCGTATCTATCACCAAGCGCCCCGCCTCCAGCAAGATAGCGATAGCCAAGTCTCCTGCCAATGCCTCAGTGAGACAAATACCAAATCCTTCCTTCGTCAGGCACCAGTCAGAAGCGCGGAACAATAACAATGTTTCCAAACcgccttcctccaccacttcctcggcccctgccaccaccaccaataccaccaagAATGTATCCAATAAACAATCTGGTGGAGGGGGTCGGACGGCGGGTAACTCTCCCCTAAAGGAAACTGGTCCCCTTCCTAAGACTTCCTCGATTCTGGAGATTGAAAACCTCACTAGGTCTCTTCCCGCCCCTGCGGCTGCGGCTGCCGCCGCTACACACGGgcttaacttttttgataacagATAG